The window aGATTTTAAGGTAATATATCTATATGTATgtcttttatttgtaattttaaGGTAATATATCTCTATCTATGTTTTTTATTAGCGGTTAGTAGAAAAATAAATATGTAAGAGTTTTCGGTTTACCTATGTTTAGTAATCTAATTATGTTAGTGTGACGTAATTGTATTTTAATGAGTATTGTACTGTAATTTAACAACCTATATTGTAATTTAACAACCTAACAGGTTTGGATTGTTGAATTAATTTATATAATTAGCACTGTCGTATAGTCTTGTGACCCTTTATCCATAGGATGCAGTATTTGTATTTATTTCGAACAATAAACTAGATACATTTGATGCGTTTTTGTGTAAGATTTCACAGAATAGCGTGTACTATATGCGACCTATAAGATTCTATACGTGTCTATATAACAATTCTGTAATATGACATTAGTTTGTATCATAAAAGATGGACTCTATTGTACCACTAACATGGAACACCCAAGAAGAAGGCATTTTGATACGTCCTTGGATTACCATCATAGAAGAAGCTTATCCACATGGTCCCCTACAATGTCATATTGGTTCTTTTTGGAGGCGCGTCTTTCACTTGTTTCATTATGAAATGGGTCGAGGTTATTACCGCACAAAAAAAGATGTAAAATTAAAAATGTTACATGTGAAATGACATGTGAACCACTTTCATAGAATTCATAGCGAGATCGAAAATGCACGTCCGGATGACGATGAACAAATAATTTTACTGGCGGCTATGAAGCTATTTCGTTTGGAATCTAACGGTAGAGAGTTTGTCCATGTTGATTCTTGGAATGTTATGAAGAATCTaccttatttttaattattttctaatCGTGAATGAAGTTTGTTTTGTATCTTAAAATGTATGGTAGGGAGCTTATCTATGTTAGAACTTCCCGTCCCTATGTCTAATTTCTATATGAAGAAATAAATATTTGATATTCCAGAATTCATGTTTGTTTTATCGGTTACTCAACGCAATGTTCCTGTATTTCATTTTTGACTTTTTTATTTGTAAACAACATGTGTTGTAGAGTCAAacgaaatcagaaaaaaaaaaaatagattacaACTTGTACAAATCAATACGAAAAAGATGGCACAACACATTACCATacatggaaacataaaccattacAAATAATAACATACTTTACATTTTACATAGATTCACTGATAAGTGCTACATAAAGTTAGTTGATGGACATTTAGCTTACAACTTATAgacaacaacaccaaaaacacAAATCCAACTACAAAGTAACTAACATTATCTTCAAGTACAATATTTTTCTTTGAAGCTTCTTCTTCAATCGAGCTAAGTTAGAAATTATCAATGAATTATTGTCTTTTGCTTCATCCACCCAACAATAAAACCCAGATTGTGGTGGCtgataaataaaaatcaaaaacatTATGTGTATTgtgtaaataataaataataaattataataaaaataattagatGATAACCCAAATACATCTTTAGGAAAAGTGTAAAATAACCGTCTAGGGTTGTTGGTAGTTCTTGAGGTCCTTATAATACCTTGAGCCCCACAACTGCAATTTGCCATTTTCTTTTGTTTATGAGAATTAAATTTTTATTAGTATGGACAACTAAATCTCTTCAATTGTATGCTGCCATTAGAATACATTTTTATGTGTTGTCTTCTCGTACAGTGAATTTCGGATACATGATTGTAATTTGACTATTGTGTTATAGGTATTGACTACTATCTACTAGAATTTGACTACTACTTTATGTGTTGTCTTATTGTATAGTGAATTTCAGACTAATGATTGTAATTGGACTACTGTATTATAGGTTTTGACTACTACGTGTTGTCTTATCGTACAGTGAATTTTGAACACATGATTGTAATTGGACTACTGTATTATAGGTTTTGACTACTGTCAACTAGCATTTGACTACTATTTTATGTGTTGTCTTATCGTATAGTGATTTTTAGACACATGATTGTAATTTGACTATTGTGTTATAGGTTTTGACTACTACCTACTAGCATTTGACTACTACCTTACGTGTTGTCTTATCGTATAGTGAATTTCGGACACATGATTATAATTGGACTACTGTATTATAGGTTTTGACTACTGTCTACTAGCATTTGACTACTACTTCACTTCTATTAATAGGTTTTGAAGTAATTTAAATTATCCTTATCGCTATATTTTACCAAGTTTCCTATTTAACTTCTCAACGTTAAAGATGAGTTTCTCATACAATGACCATGAAGAAAGCTTTACCAACTTTCCTGTTTATATCCACAACATTCATCGTACAAATCCTAATAGTTACACTTACATCAAAACCGATGTTTTGGATCGGTTCCAACTATGTTTTTTCGCTATTCGATGTGTGCTAATGTACTATcgatttgtttattttttgtgCTAAAAAGATTTATATTAGTTTAAAAACTAATAATTGTGTTGTACaaaatatgaaatagatcaaCACATTCTTAGGATGAATGCTTCCAGTCATTTTCATAAGCAGTGTCCATATCAAAGGAAAGTATCTTACTGCAATTTTTGTAGCAATTGATATGGATGGAAACAACAACACTACACCAATATCATTTGGTATTGGGGTGGCAAATAATGTTAACTCCTGCACTTGGTTCCTTATGAGGTTGAAGGATGCTATCAGAGAGGGTAGGGAAGTTGcgttcataaccaatatggacGATACAATTTCTTCTTGTGTGGGTCAGGTATTCCCTGATGCTTATGATGGTTATTCATCTAAGAGTGTGTTGATTTATTTTCGCTTAAGAATTGGTCAAAGCACAAATTTAGACTACTTGTTCTTCCGTGTATGCAAAGCATATACCACGCAAGAGTTTCAACAATCATTTTCTAAGTTAAGTCATGCTGCACGTGAGGTTCTTGCCAACATCGGAAATACGAAATGGGCACATGCATATTTCCCTAATATACGTTGGAATGTACTAAACATTAATATTCCAGAATTCCTATTGGTGTTATCGGTTACTCAATGCAATGTATCAATAATAACGCTAATTGATGTAATTGTTCAGTACATCCATCAGACGTTTGCAGAACGCAGTGTCATGGGAGGTAATGTAGCAACTTTTTATAAACCACTAAAATATCCAGAATTGATTATTCTTTTACTTTTCAGGGATGTTGAGCACTGTATTCACCCCTTACATAGAGATGGTCGTTCACAGGAGGATGCAAAAGTCTTTACGATGGAAAGCAACTAAAATCCCACCTGAGATTCCGTCTCCATTCCCCTCAGATATTTCCAAGTTTTTGATCTAAAAAGAAGATGTGTTATAGATCTGAACGGACACACATGTCTTGTAGGAAATGGCGCAGTCTGGGTATAGCATGTGGTCATGCTATTTCTGCAGCAGGTTATACAAACAACACGTAATTAACTGATATGGTTCAAATATATTATCGAGCTGATGTGTTTCGAGCTACATACCAGACTAGAAATGTGAATGTTGTTCCCCCTCCATCTGAATGGGAAATACCAAAGCCATTGATGGTCGTTTAAATC of the Lactuca sativa cultivar Salinas chromosome 6, Lsat_Salinas_v11, whole genome shotgun sequence genome contains:
- the LOC111901211 gene encoding uncharacterized protein LOC111901211, encoding MDGNNNTTPISFGIGVANNVNSCTWFLMRLKDAIREGREVAFITNMDDTISSCVGQVFPDAYDGYSSKSVLIYFRLRIGQSTNLDYLFFRVCKAYTTQEFQQSFSKLSHAAREVLANIGNTKWAHAYFPNIRWNVLNINIPEFLLVLSVTQCNVSIITLIDVIVQYIHQTFAERSVMGGMLSTVFTPYIEMVVHRRMQKSLRWKATKIPPEIPSPFPSDISKFLI